The Vicia villosa cultivar HV-30 ecotype Madison, WI linkage group LG1, Vvil1.0, whole genome shotgun sequence genome includes a region encoding these proteins:
- the LOC131629977 gene encoding uncharacterized protein LOC131629977 isoform X1: MLAVTLTPFLPAKPSPSRQLRLYKRRRLKIEASLPLPSPSPFENLFTTLISQCPSVNSLEFIVPALGLSSGAALFFSRFKSNRISDSDDGEEYGEWILFASPTPFNRFVMLRCPSISFKESRGEVNDRLVKEEKHYVTVNSGKVNAKKREKGFDLDEDELSYQRVCLSTPDGGVVSLDWPVELDLEEESGLDSTLLLVPGTPEGSMEGNVRSFVVEALKRGFFPVVMNPRGCASSPLTTPRLFTAADSDDICTAITYINKARPWTTLMGVGWGYGANMLSKYLAEVGEKTPLTAATCIDNPFDLDEVTRTLPYHHVTDQKLTRGLVDILQTNKALFQGKTKGFDVEKALLAKSIRDFEEAISMVSYGFADLEDFYSKSSSRNMIKDVKIPVLFIQSDNGMVPVFSVPRNLIAENPFTSLLLCSCLPSNATDTETSVLSWCQLVTVEWLTAVELGLLKGRHPLLTDIDVTINPSKGLAVVEEVRTDKSSKVGKLSGSDPYNGNSSDPTKGLLEESKNDAGLNFRLQQDLQQNIEHRDVSLQVKSGPSQQNSSSDTDLIGEENAASVDSEQGSVLQTAQVVTNMLDVTMPGTLTEEQKKKVLAAVGRGETLMNALEGAVPEDVRGKLKEAVAGILQARGSDLKFDKVLSIAQSPDSSPGHKNEEKLTEASSAEVRKDQSSSNQRKNTSSSIDGSDKVASDMGEPAEGIEAESQSHSTSSAQSQESNNEVGSSSSSKENGEFRENNDTKEDLKGKVVPDMDHSEKGLETGSESNTLNHPEVAGVSEAEAVTEQKNQNSGIAQTETEENNIPKVDQKNQDFSNDQSKTASTDAKEEPSPPISSEHQAVEREDNGVENKDIQDIQQTSPQTDSSSSAPGAPGLNVSQAFETLTGMDDSTQMAVNSVFGVIENMLSQLEKNSDNEAEVKDGKAIEHKLDEQQKSNSQSNDSNISGNPSLDNHHDGMSLSIDSCHTEEQLKTLSMTNGSSVCDSQNCYSNDHPVKKPSNTNSQLIDKRPLFDEWDGHGHVNRMPDFIAGGSYGYGNSPYKNYLRKYLVSEIRAKSLDLETTTALFLDYFPESQKLFEQPQKVEIASADAEMYKEVGSKMKSHSSTKSFDEKECIEPPYVILDAEKQQEPVREFIATDTENLMIHTGDDRSKESIQFVKNKVLDSLKIEVGRKLNDAEMIEMKPKLTRDMEHVANTVSLAVGTSKGQLVYSESQGHDVEGAVGKVGTLDGEHIIRAISSSVQQTSCLRKVVPVGVIVGSILASLRKYFDVALHQENGQGRSHALGDEEKPGRKNYVIDDATEAGQVPGEKTSLDHPIKREFVETELEDSNKNTYMVGAVTAAIGASTLFMQQEDSQGGNENHQKKPEELKEKVSDNQSSIISSLAEKAMSVASPVVPTKEDGGVDQDRLVTMLADLGQRGGLLRLVGKFALLWGGIRGAMSLTDKLISVFHFSERPLFQRIFGFAGMILVLWSPVAIPFLPTIVQGWTTNNPSIIAECACIIGLYIAIMILVMLWGKRIRGYENAFEEYGLDLTSQKLVEFLKGLVGGVMFIFSIHAVNAFLGCASFSWPHIPPSLDIMAWLKVCGQMGLLIFQGTAMASAISLVEELLFRSWLPQEIAVDLGYLRGIIISGLAFSFLQRSLSSIPGLLLLSLSLSGARQRNRGSLSIPIGLRAGMLASTFILQKGGYLTYNYKGNIPLWIIGSHPFQPFSGLVGLVFCLSLAIILYPRETSQKSEAQE, from the exons ATGTTAGCGGTTACCCTAACTCCCTTTCTTCCCGCCAAACCCTCCCCCTCCCGCCAACTCCGTCTCTACAAACGCCGCAGACTCAAAATCGAAGCCTCTCTCCCACTTCCGTCACCGTCGCCGTTTGAGAATCTCTTCACCACGTTGATCTCTCAATGTCCCTCCGTTAACTCGCTCGAATTCATCGTTCCCGCTCTCGGTTTATCCTCCGGCGCCGCGCTTTTCTTCTCCCGATTCAAATCGAATCGAATTTCCGATTCTGATGACGGGGAAGAATACGGAGAGTGGATCCTCTTTGCATCCCCTACGCCGTTTAACCGTTTTGTAATGCTTCGGTGTCCTTCGATTTCGTTTAAGGAAAGCCGCGGCGAGGTTAATGATAGGTTAGTGAAGGAGGAGAAGCATTACGTGACGGTTAACAGTGGGAAAGTTAATGCGAAGAAGAGGGAGAAGGGTTTTGATTTGGATGAAGATGAATTGAGTTATCAGAGAGTGTGTTTGAGTACGCCTGATGGAGGTGTGGTTTCGTTGGATTGGCCTGTTGAATTGGATTTGGAAGAGGAAAGTGGTTTGgattcgacattgttgcttgttCCGGGTACTCCTGAAGGAAGCATGGAGGGTAATGTAAGGTCTTTTGTGGTTGAAGCTCTTAAGAGAGGGTTTTTCCCTGTTGTTATGAACCCTAGAGGATGTGCTTCTTCACCACTCACCACTCCAAG GTTATTTACTGCTGCTGACAGCGATGATATCTGCACAGCTATAACTTATATCAACAAAGCAAGGCCGTGGACTACCTTAATGGGTGTTGGCTGGGGATACGGTGCAAACATGCTGTCAAAATACCTGGCCGAGGTTGGGGAAAAAACACCACTGACAGCTGCTACATGTATAGACAATCCTTTTGATTTAGACGAAGTAACAAGAACCCTTCCTTATCACCATGTTACTGATCAGAAACTCACTCGCGGGCTTGTAGATATTCTACAAACCAATAAG GCACTATTCCAAGGCAAAACAAAAGGCTTTGATGTGGAAAAAGCTCTACTGGCAAAATCCATACGTGATTTTGAAGAAGCAATATCCATGGTATCATATGGCTTTGCAGACTTAGAAGATTTTTATAGCAAATCTAGCTCAAGAAATATGATCAAGGATGTTAAAATTCCTGTCCTATTTATACAG aGTGATAATGGGATGGTTCCAGTATTCTCTGTTCCGCGGAATCTGATTGCAGAAAATCCATTCACCAGCCTACTCCTATGTTCTTGTTTACCATCAAATGCTACGGATACTGAAACATCTGTTTTATCATGGTGTCAGCTTGTAACAGTCGAG TGGCTCACAGCAGTGGAGCTGGGACTCTTAAAGGGACGTCATCCTCTTCTGACAGATATTGATGTTACAATAAATCCCTCTAAAGGATTAGCTGTTGTGGAGGAAGTAAGGACAGATAAGAGTTCAAAAGTCGGAAAATTGTCGGGGTCAGATCCATATAATGGGAATTCTAGTGACCCTACTAAAGGCTTACTTGAAGAAAGTAAGAATGATGCTGGCCTCAACTTTAGGCTCCAACAAGATCTACAACAGAACATTGAACATAGAGATGTGAGCTTACAGGTAAAAAGTGGCCCATCACAGCAGAATAGCTCCAGTGATACAGATTTGATTGGAGAGGAGAATGCTGCATCAGTGGATAGTGAACAAGGCAGTGTTCTGCAGACAGCCCAAGTAGTAACCAATATGCTTGATGTTACCATGCCTGGTACTCTTACAGAAGAACAGAAGAAAAAG GTATTAGCTGCTGTGGGTCGGGGTGAGACTCTCATGAATGCTTTGGAAGGCGCTGTTCCGGAAGATGTTCGTGGAAAGTTAAAAGAGGCCGTTGCTGGAATTTTGCAGGCACGAGGCTCTGACTTGAAGTTTGATAAAGTTCTCAGCATTGCTCAGTCTCCTGATTCATCACCGGGGCACAAGAACGAAGAAAAGTTAACAGAAGCATCAAGTGCAGAAGTTAGGAAAGATCAGTCCTCTTCAAATCAGAGGAAAAATACTAGTAGTTCTATAGATGGCTCTGATAAAGTTGCAAGTGACATGGGTGAGCCTGCAGAAGGAATAGAGGCAGAATCTCAATCTCATTCTACAAGTTCAGCTCAATCTCAAGAGTCAAACAATGAAGTTGGTTCTTCCAGTTCTTCGAAGGAAAATGGCGAGTTTAGAGAAAATAATGATACAAAGGAGGATTTAAAAGGAAAGGTTGTTCCTGATATGGATCATAGCGAGAAGGGTTTAGAAACAGGTTCTGAATCGAATACTCTCAACCATCCTGAGGTGGCAGGCGTCTCTGAAGCAGAAGCTGTTACTGAACAGAAAAACCAAAACAGTGGAATAGCTCAAACAGAAACAGAGGAAAATAATATCCCGAAGGTTGACCAGAAAAATCAAGATTTCTCTAATGATCAAAGTAAAACAGCATCGACTGATGCAAAAGAAGAACCTTCTCCTCCGATATCCTCTGAGCACCAGGCAGTGGAAAGAGAAGATAATGGTGTTGAAAATAAAGATATTCAGGATATACAGCAAACTTCACCCCAAACTGACTCTTCCAGTTCAGCTCCCGGGGCCCCTGGCTTAAACGTTTCTCAAGCATTTGAAACCTTAACAGGGATGGATGATTCGACCCAAATGGCTGTTAACAGTGTTTTTGGTGTGATAGAAAATATGCTATCTCAGCTTGAGAAGAACTCAGATAATGAAGCTGAAGTCAAGGATGGAAAAGCTATTGAACACAAGCTAGATGAACAACAAAAAAGTAATAGCCAGAGCAATGATTCCAACATATCCGGAAATCCTTCTCTAGATAATCACCATGATGGCATGTCCTTGAGCATTGATTCTTGTCATACGGAAGAACAACTAAAAACCCTCAGCATGACTAACGGAAGCAGCGTGTGTGATTCTCAAAATTGTTACTCTAATGATCACCCAGTTAAGAAGCCTAGTAATACAAATAGTCAACTGATTGATAAAAGACCTCTCTTTGATGAATGGGATGGACACGGACATGTAAATAGGATGCCAGACTTCATAGCTGGAGGTTCATATGGATATGGGAACTCTCCGTACAAAAATTACCTCCGCAAATATCTTGTTTCAGAGATTCGTGCCAAATCACTTGATTTAGAGACAACTACTGCATTATTTCTTGATTATTTCCCAGAAAGTCAGAAACTCTTTGAACAACCACAAAAAGTGGAAATTGCTTCTgctgatgctgaaatgtataaGGAGGTTGGGAGCAAGATGAAATCCCACTCATCTACAAAATCTTTTGATGAAAAAGAGTGTATTGAACCACCATATGTGATATTAGATGCAGAAAAGCAACAAGAACCGGTTAGAGAGTTCATCGCTACAGACACTGAGAACTTAATGATTCATACTGGCGATGACAGGTCAAAAGAGTCTATCCAATTTGTGAAAAACAAAGTACTAGATTCTTTGAAGATAGAAGTTGGTCGCAAGCTGAATGATGCAGAAATGATAGAAATGAAGCCAAAGCTTACAAGAGATATGGAACATGTGGCAAATACGGTTTCACTAGCTGTTGGAACTAGCAAGGGGCAACTAGTCTATTCCGAAAGTCAAGGCCATGATGTTGAGGGTGCTGTAGGAAAGGTTGGCACTCTTGACGGGGAACATATCATTAGGGCAATTTCATCCTCTGTTCAGCAAACAAGCTGCCTAAGAAAAGTTGTGCCTGTTGGTGTTATTGTTGGATCCATCTTGGCTTCCCTGAGGAAATATTTTGATGTAGCTCTACATCAAGAAAATGGCCAGGGAAGATCTCATGCCCTTGGTGATGAGGAGAAACCTGGTCGAAAGAATTATGTCATTGATGATGCAACAGAGGCAGGTCAAGTACCAGGTGAGAAAACCAGTTTGGACCATCCCATCAAGAGAGAGTTTGTGGAAACTGAATTAGAAGATTCAAACAAAAATACTTACATGGTTGGTGCTGTTACAGCTGCTATTGGGGCTTCTACTTTATTCATGCAACAGGAG GATTCACAGGGAGGAAATGAAAATCACCAAAAGAAGCCAGAAGAGCTCAAAGAGAAAGTCTCTGATAATCAAAGTAGCATAATCTCAAGCCTTGCTGAGAAAGCCATGTCGGTTGCTAGTCCAGTTGTACCTACCAAGGAAGATGGTGGAGTGGATCAAGATAG ACTGGTTACAATGCTAGCTGATTTAGGACAGAGAGGTGGCTTGTTGAGGCTAGTTGGGAAATTTGCTTTGCTATGGGGTGGTATCCGCGGTGCAATGAGTTTGACAGACAAGCTTATCTCAGTCTTTCATTTTTCTGAGCGTCCGTTGTTTCAGAG GATCTTTGGGTTTGCTGGCATGATACTTGTTTTATGGTCTCCTGTTGCTATTCCGTTCCTCCCTACAATTGTTCAGGGTTGGACGACAAACAATCCTTCCATAATAGCCGAATGTGCCTGCATTATTGGCTTGTACATTGCTATAATGATACTTGTAATGCTATGGGGGAAAAGAATTCGTGGATATGAAAATGCATTTGAGGAGTATGGGTTAGACTTGACTTCACAAAAG TTAgttgaatttttgaaaggcttggtcGGTGGAGTCATGTTCATTTTTTCAATCCATGCCGTGAATGCATTTCTTGGTTGTGCAAGTTTCTCTTGGCCTCATATTCCACCTTCTTTAGATATAATGGCTTGGCTAAAAGTGTGTGGACAAATGGGTCTGCTAATTTTTCAAGGAACTGCAATGGCAAGTGCTATTTCATTGGTAGAAGAATTGCTTTTCAGGTCATGGTTGCCCCAGGAAATTGCAGTTGATCTTGGATATCTCCGTGGAATCATAATTTCAGGGCTAGCATTTTCTTTCTTGCAGAG GTCGCTATCATCAATACCGGGACTTTTGCTTTTATCTTTGTCCTTGTCAGGTGCCCGACAGAGAAATAGAGGTAGCCTCTCTATCCCTATCGGGCTACGTGCGGGAATGTTGGCGTCCACTTTTATCTTGCAAAAGGGTGGttatttaacatataattataaagGAAACATTCCTCTTTGGATAATTGGGTCTCACCCATTTCAACCGTTTAGTGGTTTAGTTGGTTTGGTATTTTGTTTATCACTAGCAATCATTCTCTACCCCAGAGAGACTTCACAAAAAAGTGAAGCTCAGGAGTGA
- the LOC131629977 gene encoding uncharacterized protein LOC131629977 isoform X4: protein MLAVTLTPFLPAKPSPSRQLRLYKRRRLKIEASLPLPSPSPFENLFTTLISQCPSVNSLEFIVPALGLSSGAALFFSRFKSNRISDSDDGEEYGEWILFASPTPFNRFVMLRCPSISFKESRGEVNDRLVKEEKHYVTVNSGKVNAKKREKGFDLDEDELSYQRVCLSTPDGGVVSLDWPVELDLEEESGLDSTLLLVPGTPEGSMEGNVRSFVVEALKRGFFPVVMNPRGCASSPLTTPRLFTAADSDDICTAITYINKARPWTTLMGVGWGYGANMLSKYLAEVGEKTPLTAATCIDNPFDLDEVTRTLPYHHVTDQKLTRGLVDILQTNKALFQGKTKGFDVEKALLAKSIRDFEEAISMVSYGFADLEDFYSKSSSRNMIKDVKIPVLFIQSDNGMVPVFSVPRNLIAENPFTSLLLCSCLPSNATDTETSVLSWCQLVTVEWLTAVELGLLKGRHPLLTDIDVTINPSKGLAVVEEVRTDKSSKVGKLSGSDPYNGNSSDPTKGLLEESKNDAGLNFRLQQDLQQNIEHRDVSLQVKSGPSQQNSSSDTDLIGEENAASVDSEQGSVLQTAQVVTNMLDVTMPGTLTEEQKKKVLAAVGRGETLMNALEGAVPEDVRGKLKEAVAGILQARGSDLKFDKVLSIAQSPDSSPGHKNEEKLTEASSAEVRKDQSSSNQRKNTSSSIDGSDKVASDMGEPAEGIEAESQSHSTSSAQSQESNNEVGSSSSSKENGEFRENNDTKEDLKGKVVPDMDHSEKGLETGSESNTLNHPEVAGVSEAEAVTEQKNQNSGIAQTETEENNIPKVDQKNQDFSNDQSKTASTDAKEEPSPPISSEHQAVEREDNGVENKDIQDIQQTSPQTDSSSSAPGAPGLNVSQAFETLTGMDDSTQMAVNSVFGVIENMLSQLEKNSDNEAEVKDGKAIEHKLDEQQKSNSQSNDSNISGNPSLDNHHDGMSLSIDSCHTEEQLKTLSMTNGSSVCDSQNCYSNDHPVKKPSNTNSQLIDKRPLFDEWDGHGHVNRMPDFIAGGSYGYGNSPYKNYLRKYLVSEIRAKSLDLETTTALFLDYFPESQKLFEQPQKVEIASADAEMYKEVGSKMKSHSSTKSFDEKECIEPPYVILDAEKQQEPVREFIATDTENLMIHTGDDRSKESIQFVKNKVLDSLKIEVGRKLNDAEMIEMKPKLTRDMEHVANTVSLAVGTSKGQLVYSESQGHDVEGAVGKVGTLDGEHIIRAISSSVQQTSCLRKVVPVGVIVGSILASLRKYFDVALHQENGQGRSHALGDEEKPGRKNYVIDDATEAGQVPGEKTSLDHPIKREFVETELEDSNKNTYMVGAVTAAIGASTLFMQQEDSQGGNENHQKKPEELKEKVSDNQSSIISSLAEKAMSVASPVVPTKEDGGVDQDRLVTMLADLGQRGGLLRLVGKFALLWGGIRGAMSLTDKLISVFHFSERPLFQRIFGFAGMILVLWSPVAIPFLPTIVQGWTTNNPSIIAECACIIGLYIAIMILVMLWGKRIRGYENAFEEYGLDLTSQKVAIINTGTFAFIFVLVRCPTEK, encoded by the exons ATGTTAGCGGTTACCCTAACTCCCTTTCTTCCCGCCAAACCCTCCCCCTCCCGCCAACTCCGTCTCTACAAACGCCGCAGACTCAAAATCGAAGCCTCTCTCCCACTTCCGTCACCGTCGCCGTTTGAGAATCTCTTCACCACGTTGATCTCTCAATGTCCCTCCGTTAACTCGCTCGAATTCATCGTTCCCGCTCTCGGTTTATCCTCCGGCGCCGCGCTTTTCTTCTCCCGATTCAAATCGAATCGAATTTCCGATTCTGATGACGGGGAAGAATACGGAGAGTGGATCCTCTTTGCATCCCCTACGCCGTTTAACCGTTTTGTAATGCTTCGGTGTCCTTCGATTTCGTTTAAGGAAAGCCGCGGCGAGGTTAATGATAGGTTAGTGAAGGAGGAGAAGCATTACGTGACGGTTAACAGTGGGAAAGTTAATGCGAAGAAGAGGGAGAAGGGTTTTGATTTGGATGAAGATGAATTGAGTTATCAGAGAGTGTGTTTGAGTACGCCTGATGGAGGTGTGGTTTCGTTGGATTGGCCTGTTGAATTGGATTTGGAAGAGGAAAGTGGTTTGgattcgacattgttgcttgttCCGGGTACTCCTGAAGGAAGCATGGAGGGTAATGTAAGGTCTTTTGTGGTTGAAGCTCTTAAGAGAGGGTTTTTCCCTGTTGTTATGAACCCTAGAGGATGTGCTTCTTCACCACTCACCACTCCAAG GTTATTTACTGCTGCTGACAGCGATGATATCTGCACAGCTATAACTTATATCAACAAAGCAAGGCCGTGGACTACCTTAATGGGTGTTGGCTGGGGATACGGTGCAAACATGCTGTCAAAATACCTGGCCGAGGTTGGGGAAAAAACACCACTGACAGCTGCTACATGTATAGACAATCCTTTTGATTTAGACGAAGTAACAAGAACCCTTCCTTATCACCATGTTACTGATCAGAAACTCACTCGCGGGCTTGTAGATATTCTACAAACCAATAAG GCACTATTCCAAGGCAAAACAAAAGGCTTTGATGTGGAAAAAGCTCTACTGGCAAAATCCATACGTGATTTTGAAGAAGCAATATCCATGGTATCATATGGCTTTGCAGACTTAGAAGATTTTTATAGCAAATCTAGCTCAAGAAATATGATCAAGGATGTTAAAATTCCTGTCCTATTTATACAG aGTGATAATGGGATGGTTCCAGTATTCTCTGTTCCGCGGAATCTGATTGCAGAAAATCCATTCACCAGCCTACTCCTATGTTCTTGTTTACCATCAAATGCTACGGATACTGAAACATCTGTTTTATCATGGTGTCAGCTTGTAACAGTCGAG TGGCTCACAGCAGTGGAGCTGGGACTCTTAAAGGGACGTCATCCTCTTCTGACAGATATTGATGTTACAATAAATCCCTCTAAAGGATTAGCTGTTGTGGAGGAAGTAAGGACAGATAAGAGTTCAAAAGTCGGAAAATTGTCGGGGTCAGATCCATATAATGGGAATTCTAGTGACCCTACTAAAGGCTTACTTGAAGAAAGTAAGAATGATGCTGGCCTCAACTTTAGGCTCCAACAAGATCTACAACAGAACATTGAACATAGAGATGTGAGCTTACAGGTAAAAAGTGGCCCATCACAGCAGAATAGCTCCAGTGATACAGATTTGATTGGAGAGGAGAATGCTGCATCAGTGGATAGTGAACAAGGCAGTGTTCTGCAGACAGCCCAAGTAGTAACCAATATGCTTGATGTTACCATGCCTGGTACTCTTACAGAAGAACAGAAGAAAAAG GTATTAGCTGCTGTGGGTCGGGGTGAGACTCTCATGAATGCTTTGGAAGGCGCTGTTCCGGAAGATGTTCGTGGAAAGTTAAAAGAGGCCGTTGCTGGAATTTTGCAGGCACGAGGCTCTGACTTGAAGTTTGATAAAGTTCTCAGCATTGCTCAGTCTCCTGATTCATCACCGGGGCACAAGAACGAAGAAAAGTTAACAGAAGCATCAAGTGCAGAAGTTAGGAAAGATCAGTCCTCTTCAAATCAGAGGAAAAATACTAGTAGTTCTATAGATGGCTCTGATAAAGTTGCAAGTGACATGGGTGAGCCTGCAGAAGGAATAGAGGCAGAATCTCAATCTCATTCTACAAGTTCAGCTCAATCTCAAGAGTCAAACAATGAAGTTGGTTCTTCCAGTTCTTCGAAGGAAAATGGCGAGTTTAGAGAAAATAATGATACAAAGGAGGATTTAAAAGGAAAGGTTGTTCCTGATATGGATCATAGCGAGAAGGGTTTAGAAACAGGTTCTGAATCGAATACTCTCAACCATCCTGAGGTGGCAGGCGTCTCTGAAGCAGAAGCTGTTACTGAACAGAAAAACCAAAACAGTGGAATAGCTCAAACAGAAACAGAGGAAAATAATATCCCGAAGGTTGACCAGAAAAATCAAGATTTCTCTAATGATCAAAGTAAAACAGCATCGACTGATGCAAAAGAAGAACCTTCTCCTCCGATATCCTCTGAGCACCAGGCAGTGGAAAGAGAAGATAATGGTGTTGAAAATAAAGATATTCAGGATATACAGCAAACTTCACCCCAAACTGACTCTTCCAGTTCAGCTCCCGGGGCCCCTGGCTTAAACGTTTCTCAAGCATTTGAAACCTTAACAGGGATGGATGATTCGACCCAAATGGCTGTTAACAGTGTTTTTGGTGTGATAGAAAATATGCTATCTCAGCTTGAGAAGAACTCAGATAATGAAGCTGAAGTCAAGGATGGAAAAGCTATTGAACACAAGCTAGATGAACAACAAAAAAGTAATAGCCAGAGCAATGATTCCAACATATCCGGAAATCCTTCTCTAGATAATCACCATGATGGCATGTCCTTGAGCATTGATTCTTGTCATACGGAAGAACAACTAAAAACCCTCAGCATGACTAACGGAAGCAGCGTGTGTGATTCTCAAAATTGTTACTCTAATGATCACCCAGTTAAGAAGCCTAGTAATACAAATAGTCAACTGATTGATAAAAGACCTCTCTTTGATGAATGGGATGGACACGGACATGTAAATAGGATGCCAGACTTCATAGCTGGAGGTTCATATGGATATGGGAACTCTCCGTACAAAAATTACCTCCGCAAATATCTTGTTTCAGAGATTCGTGCCAAATCACTTGATTTAGAGACAACTACTGCATTATTTCTTGATTATTTCCCAGAAAGTCAGAAACTCTTTGAACAACCACAAAAAGTGGAAATTGCTTCTgctgatgctgaaatgtataaGGAGGTTGGGAGCAAGATGAAATCCCACTCATCTACAAAATCTTTTGATGAAAAAGAGTGTATTGAACCACCATATGTGATATTAGATGCAGAAAAGCAACAAGAACCGGTTAGAGAGTTCATCGCTACAGACACTGAGAACTTAATGATTCATACTGGCGATGACAGGTCAAAAGAGTCTATCCAATTTGTGAAAAACAAAGTACTAGATTCTTTGAAGATAGAAGTTGGTCGCAAGCTGAATGATGCAGAAATGATAGAAATGAAGCCAAAGCTTACAAGAGATATGGAACATGTGGCAAATACGGTTTCACTAGCTGTTGGAACTAGCAAGGGGCAACTAGTCTATTCCGAAAGTCAAGGCCATGATGTTGAGGGTGCTGTAGGAAAGGTTGGCACTCTTGACGGGGAACATATCATTAGGGCAATTTCATCCTCTGTTCAGCAAACAAGCTGCCTAAGAAAAGTTGTGCCTGTTGGTGTTATTGTTGGATCCATCTTGGCTTCCCTGAGGAAATATTTTGATGTAGCTCTACATCAAGAAAATGGCCAGGGAAGATCTCATGCCCTTGGTGATGAGGAGAAACCTGGTCGAAAGAATTATGTCATTGATGATGCAACAGAGGCAGGTCAAGTACCAGGTGAGAAAACCAGTTTGGACCATCCCATCAAGAGAGAGTTTGTGGAAACTGAATTAGAAGATTCAAACAAAAATACTTACATGGTTGGTGCTGTTACAGCTGCTATTGGGGCTTCTACTTTATTCATGCAACAGGAG GATTCACAGGGAGGAAATGAAAATCACCAAAAGAAGCCAGAAGAGCTCAAAGAGAAAGTCTCTGATAATCAAAGTAGCATAATCTCAAGCCTTGCTGAGAAAGCCATGTCGGTTGCTAGTCCAGTTGTACCTACCAAGGAAGATGGTGGAGTGGATCAAGATAG ACTGGTTACAATGCTAGCTGATTTAGGACAGAGAGGTGGCTTGTTGAGGCTAGTTGGGAAATTTGCTTTGCTATGGGGTGGTATCCGCGGTGCAATGAGTTTGACAGACAAGCTTATCTCAGTCTTTCATTTTTCTGAGCGTCCGTTGTTTCAGAG GATCTTTGGGTTTGCTGGCATGATACTTGTTTTATGGTCTCCTGTTGCTATTCCGTTCCTCCCTACAATTGTTCAGGGTTGGACGACAAACAATCCTTCCATAATAGCCGAATGTGCCTGCATTATTGGCTTGTACATTGCTATAATGATACTTGTAATGCTATGGGGGAAAAGAATTCGTGGATATGAAAATGCATTTGAGGAGTATGGGTTAGACTTGACTTCACAAAAG GTCGCTATCATCAATACCGGGACTTTTGCTTTTATCTTTGTCCTTGTCAGGTGCCCGACAGAGAAATAG